A window from Vanessa atalanta chromosome 16, ilVanAtal1.2, whole genome shotgun sequence encodes these proteins:
- the LOC125069719 gene encoding uncharacterized protein LOC125069719: protein MTVVTLPPESTHDTEADNSTQTYEQRAPTNSRLQEGQSKQVPNSRTQFIEQQLYSASVEDNVTELEPKIHTKKSPFIHQRDVKSEAPRLSSAISYSRNPFDETYDESKNPFADDEMNEPTNPFADDDDGDDDYDKNLNPFS, encoded by the exons ATGACAGTTGTGACGTTACCCCCGGAGTCCACCCACGATACGGAAGCGGACAATTCCACGCAGACATACGAGCAGAGGGCACCGACCAACTCGAGACTGCAGGAGGGACAAAGCAAGCAAG tccCAAATAGCAGAACGCAGTTCATTGAACAACAGCTATACAGTGCCAGTGTCGAAGATAACGTGACTGAATTGGAGCCAAAAATTCATACCAAAAAGTCCCCATTCATTCACCAGAGAGATGTCAAGAGCGAAGCACCGAGATTATCATCAGCTATCAGCTATAGTAGAAATCCCTTCGATGAAACATATGATGAATCTAAAAACCCATTCGCTGATGATGAAATGAATGAACCGACTAACCCGtttgctgatgatgatgatggcgaCGACGATTACGACAAAAATCTAAATCCTTTTTCATGA